A segment of the Desulfuromonadaceae bacterium genome:
GCCTGGCCATGTTGTGGGCGACCGACGAAGGCACGGTGCGGGAGCTCCGTCACAAAACCGGAGTTCGTCCGGTTTACAAACGGGTTGACACCTGTGGGGCTGAATTTGCAGCGCACACCCCTTATCTTTATTCGACCTATGAGTCAGAATGCGAGGCAGAGCCAACCGGCCGGCGTAAAATCATGATTCTCGGCGGCGGACCGAACCGGATCGGGCAGGGGATAGAATTCGATTATTGCTGTGTTCACGGTGCTTTTGCGCTGGCTGAGGACGGTTTCGAGACGATCATGGTGAACTGCAACCCGGAAACGGTCTCGACCGACTACGACACCTCGGATCGTTTGTATTTTGAGCCGTTGACATTTGAGGATGTGCTGGAAATTGTCGCGGTGGAAAAACCGGTTGGAGTGATCGTCCAGTTCGGTGGACAAACCCCGCTGAAACTGGCCGTTGCCCTGGAAAAAGCCGGGGTACCGATCATTGGCACCCCGCCTGATGCGATCGACCGCGCCGAGGACCGCGAACGTTTTCAGGCCCTGTTGCACAAACTTGACCTGAAACAGCCGGAGAACGGTATCGCACATTCTACGCTTGAGGCCGAAGCAATAGCTGAGCGGATCGGCTATCCGGTAGTGGTGCGACCTTCCTATGTGCTCGGTGGCCGGGCAATGGAAATCGTTTACAGCAGTGAACGGTTGCGTCACTATATGCAGTTTGCCGTTAAGGCTTCGCCGGAACATCCTGTTTTGATTGACAAATTTCTTGATGCTGCGATTGAAGTCGATGTCGATGCGTTGGCGGATGGCACGGCGGTAGTGATCGGTGGCGTGATGGAACATATTGAAGAGGCGGGGATTCATTCCGGTGACTCAGCATGTTCGCTCCCGCCTTATTCGCTGTCACCCGCGATTCTTGCCGAGATTCGGCGGCAGACCTGTGCCCTGGCACTGGAAATCGGTGTTATCGGCTTGATGAATATTCAGTTTGCGGTGAAGGACGATACCGTTTTTCTGATCGAGGTTAATCCGCGCGCCAGCCGGACATCACCCTTTGTTTCGAAAGCAACCGGTCGACCGCTGGCCAAGATTGCGGCACGGCTGATGGCTGGCAAGACCCTTGCTGAACTTGGCATCTGCACAGAGATCATCCCTGAACATGTCTCCATCAAGGAATCCGTCTTTCCGTTCGTCAAATTCCCCGGAGTGGACACGCTGCTCGGCCCGGAGATGAAGTCCACCGGTGAAGTGATGGGGATCGATGTCGATTTTGCCAAGGCGTTTGCCAAGGCTCAGCGCGGTGCCGGCGTCAAGTTGCCGCTTGCAGGCAAGGTTTTTATCAGCGTCAAGGAGGACGACAAACCGGGGGTACTCGATCCTGCACGCAAGTTGGTTGCTGCCGGTTTTAAGATCGTCGCCACCAGTGGCACGCATAACTATCTGTGCGAACATGGCATTGAGTCACAGCTGATTAACAAGGTGATGGAAGGGCGGCCGCATTGCGTTGATGCACTCAAAAATAATGAAATCGATCTGGTTTTCAATACAACATTCGGTGAACAATCAATCCAGGATTCCTACACCATTCGCCGCACAACGCTGATGGCAGACATTGCCTATTTTACCACCGTCGCGGGTATCCGGGCCGCTGTTGGTGCAATCCTCGCTTTGCAGCGAGAAAGCCTTGACGTTAAACCGCTACAAGAGTATTATTAGCACCGTTGACCTTGACTCAGTACGAGCGAAGGTCTGTTTTTTTAACCAAAGCACTCTGAACACTAACTGTCGGGCGGGTTTTCCCCGCCCGCTGATTTTTTATCAACGAAGGATTGCAGGATTATGTCTGATAATGTGCCGATGACCCTGGAAGGTCATGCTACGCTGCAGGAAGAACTGAAGAATCTGATAAGGTTTGAACGACCCAAGGTGGTCAAGGATATTGAAATTGCTCGCGGTCACGGTGATCTTTCTGAAAATGCCGAATACGATGCGGCCAAAGACCGGCAGGGGATGATTGAAGGGCGGATTCGTGACTTGAGTGACAAGCTGGCTCGTGCCCAGGTGATTGATGTATCTCAAATTGCAGCGGATAAGATCGTGTTTGGTGCCAAGGTGACGATGCTCGATGTCGATACCGAAATTGAAGTGACATATCAGCTGGTTGGCGAGGATGAAGCGAACCTCAAGCTGGGGAAAATCTCTGTCACTTCACCGGTCGGCAGGGCGCTGATCGGCCATCAGGTCGATGATGAGGTGCGCATCAAGGTTCCTTCAGGCACAAAAGTTTACGAAATCATCAATATTGTTTACGAATAAATCGTTTGTTGCATATAATGGCGCAGCGTCATCTGCAAACGACATGTGGAGAAAACCATGAGTGAAAAAATTACCAAAGACATGACCTTCCAGCAAGTGATGCAATTGAATCGCGAAACGATCAAGGTGTTGCAGAAGTTCAACCTTGGTTGTGTCGGCTGTATGGGTGCTCAAAATGAATCGCTGGAGCAGGGCGCAACGGCCCATGGCATTGACGTCAATGAACTGCTCGCCGAGCTCAACGCCGTCGTCAAATAGCGATAAAAGGGGAGCAATGCCCCCATCTCCATCTCCTGAACGCAGTCATGAGCTGCTTTCAGCCCCTCTTGACCGGATCCGTGGTGTCGGGCCGCGCGTGCTTGACAAATTAGCCACCCTCGGTCTCAAGACAGTAGACGATGCCCTCTACCATCTGCCGTTGCGTTATGAAGACCGACGGCAGGTGCGTAAGATTGCCCAGTTGCGTGATGGCCGCCAGGAGATATTCAGCGGCGAAATCATCTCCTCTGCCGAAACCCTGACCAGCAAATCCCGTCGTCGTATCTATGAAGTCGTGGTCAGCGACAATAGTGGTTACATCTCTCTTAAGTGGTTCCATTACCGCAAAGCCTGGTTTGAAAAACAATATGCCGTCGGTCGCCGGGCGGTTTTTATCGGCGACGTCAAACGCTTCGGCGCACTCCGGGAAGTACATCACCCCGACGTCGAATTTCTTGCTCACGACCAGGATCCCCTCACCTTATCGACCGTCGATCCCCTCAATTACGGGCGCATTGTTCCGATTTATCCGCTGACAGAAGGGCTGCACCAGAAAACCGCACGTAAGATCTGGTATGAACTGGTGAACCGTTTTGCAGCGTTTGCCGTCTCGGTTCAACCCCCTGAAATTATCCAGCGACGGCGGTTGATGCCCCTCGCCGAAGCATTGGCGTGTGCCCATAATCCTGTTCCTGCACAAAATGAAAAGCTGGAGACATATCTCGCCGAGGCACATCGTTCTCTGGTTTATGATGAATTTTTTTACCTTGAGCTGGGACTGGCGCTGAGAAGGAGAGGGGTGATCCTCGAAGCGGGGATTCCCTTTGCCGTCAACCACGTGTTCACCAAACCCCTTGCGGCCCTGCTGCCATTTCGCCTGACGGACGCCCAACGTCGGGTTCTCGGTGAAATTAAACGCGACATGATGCAACCGCATCCCATGAATCGACTGGTGCAGGGGGATGTCGGCAGTGGCAAGACCATCGTTGCGCTGATGGCGGCGTTGATTGCGATTGAAAACGAAACCCAGGTGGCCGTTGTCGCACCGACTGAAATCCTCGCGGAGCAGCATTATTTGAATTATCGCGGCTGGTTCAAGGAGCTGGGGCTGGAAATTGCGTTCCTGTCAGGATCGACAAGCAGGAAGAACCGGAGTGAACTGTTGTCACGACTGGCTGCCGGTGAAATCGATCTTCTCGTCGGGACCCACGCTGTTTTGCAGGAGGACGTGATCTTCAATCGACTGGGGTTGGGGGTAGTCGATGAACAACATCGCTTTGGAGTCAAACAACGCAATCAACTGCGCAAGAAGGGGGCAACGGTGGAATGCCCGGAACGTAATCCTGACATTCTGGTGATGACCGCGACGCCGATTCCGCGCACCCTGGCATTGACCCTCTATGGGGATCTGGCGCTTTCGGTGATCGACGAAATGCCCCCTGGACGAACGCCTGTGAAGACTCGGGTACTCTTTGATTCAGCCCGTGACCAGGCACATCAGATCATTGCCCGTGCGCTGCAAGCCGGGCGTCAGGCGTACGTGGTGTACCCGTTGATAGAGGAATCGGAAAACAGTGATCTGTTGGCGGCGACCGATGCTGCTGCTACGTTACAACAAATTTTTCCTGATTATCGCATAGGCTTATTGCATGGACGCATGAAAGCCGATGAAAAGGAAGAAATCATGCGCGAATTCAAGGCGCGCACGATCGATATAATGGTTTCAACCACGGTCATCGAAGTCGGCATTGATGTGCCGAATGCGACAGTAATGGTCGTCGAACATGCCGAGCGTTTTGGTTTGGCTCAACTGCATCAGCTGCGGGGACGCATTGGCCGTGGTGAAGGCGGTGGCACCTGTGTGCTGATTCGCTCGGCGCAGTGCAGTGCAGAGGGCCAACAACGTTTGGCAGTGATGGTGGCGACGACTGACGGTTTTAAGATCGCCGAGGAGGATCTTGCGATTCGCGGTCCCGGAGAATTCCTTGGCACGCGTCAATCAGGGATCCCTGACTTTCGGGTTGCGAATCTTCTTACCGATGGTCGGGTGCTTGAGGAAGCTCGACAGGATGCTTTCGCCTTGGCGGAAGACCCGGAGTTTTTCAGTTCAGACCGCTTTCGCGATTTGCGGGTGGTTCTGATGCAACGCTGGGGGACGCGTCTGGAATTGGCAAGTGTTGGATGATTCTCTGTTGATGATTTTTTATAATTCTCAAAGTTTACATAATATATCTTATGCGACGTAACGTTTAATCCTGCAACTTGGCGGGTGCTGCCATCGCATCCGCTAAATCGGGTATCGCCTGTGCCCTGTTCAAAAAAAAACGGTCTCAACCGAAGTCAAGACCGTTTTTATTTGATATGGTCGGGGCGAGAGGATTCGAACCTCCGACCACTTGACCCCCAGTCAAGTGCGCTACCAGGCTGCGCTACGCCCCGTTAATTCAACGTTTGTAATTATGCTGTAACATGTTATTTAAGTCAAGGAGAAACAGGTGCTTATCTATATCTTGCGGCGGTCGATGACACGCTGTGCCTTCCCCTCATGGCGTGGCATGGACGACGGCTCTACCAGCTTGACCTTGGCGCTTAAGCCGAGTGCCGAGGCAAGTTGTTTTTCCATCTGGTTCACAAACGCGCGCTGCCTTTTCATTTCATCGAAGAAGATTTTCTCGTTGACCTCGACCTGAACTTCAAGCGTATCCATATTATTGACCCGCTCAACGATCAGCTGATAATGCGGTTCGATCCCTTCTGCCTGAAAAAGTACTTCCTCAATCTGGGTCGGAAAAACGTTGACACCTTTGATGATCAACATATCGTCGGAACGCCCCATGGTCTTTGCCATTCTCACTGTCGTCCGGCCACAGGGACATGGAGAATAATCCAGACAGGTAATATCACGGGTGCGATAACGGATGATTGGCAGTGCTTCTTTGGTGATGTTGGTCAGCACCAGTTCTCCGGTTTCCCCTGCAGGCAATGCCGCTCCGGTTTCAGGATCGATGATTTCGGCAATGAAATGATCTTCAGAAATATGCATGCCGTTGCGGTAAAGGCAATCTCCCGAGACTCCTGGCCCCATGATCTCCGACATGCCGTAATTATCGGTCGCAATAATGTCAAGCCGGGTTTCCAGCTCCCGGCGCATCTCTTCACTCCACGGTTCTGCCCCAAACAGACCGACGCGCAGGTCGAGCTGTTTGGGGTCGATTCCCAGAGTTTCCATCCGGTCAACCATGGTCAGCGCATATGAAGGTGTACATACCAGCACCGACGACTTATAGTCCTGCATGATCATCAGCTGTTTGTCGGTATTACCACTCGACATCGGAATGACCGAGGCACCAATCCGTTCAGCACCATAGTGCAGCCCAAAAGCACCGGTGAAAAGTCCGTAGCCGAAGGCAATGTGCACAATATCATCTTCAACCACCCCGGCGGCGGTCATAAAACGCGCCACCAGTTCTGTCCAGGTATTCAGGTCATTGCGCGAATAGCCAACCACGGTCGGTTTGCCGGTGGTGCCCGAGGAAGAATGAATCCGGACGACATCGCGCATTGGTACCGCGAACATGCCGTAGGGATAGTTCACACGCAGATCTTCTTTGGTGGTAAATGGCAGGATGGACAAGTCATCCAGTGACCGCACATCTTCCGGAGTGATCTTTGCTTCCTGGAATTTCTTTTGATAGCACGGCACCTTGTGATAAGCGCGATGCAGCGTCGTTTGCAGTCGTTCAAACTGCAACTTGCGCAGTTCCTCGCGCTCCATGCATTCATGCACGGGATCCCATATCCGGTTATCGAGCCCGTAGGTGTGTGCTTTGGTCAACGGCATATCGATCAAGCCTTACAACGTATAGATGCGCTCGCCCTTGAGGACGACGACATCATTTGCGGTCAGAACCTTGATCGCGGCTTCAACCTGATCAAAACGGAAGATAATGATCGCATTGCTGTTGCTGCGCTCAACATAGGCGTACATATATTCGACATTGATTTTATGCGCATCAAGAATTTCAAGGATTCCGCAAAGCCCTTTGGGGCGATCGGGAACTTCGACTGCAACGACCTCTGTCTTGTTGACGGTGAAACCGTGTTCTTTGAGGAACGTCTTGGCTTTGTCGGTCTGATCGACGATCAGACGCAGAATGCCGAAATCGGAGGTGTCAGCAAGAGACAGTGCACGGATATTAATGCCAGAGTCGCCCAGCACCCGGGACACTTCGGCGAGGCGCCCCGATTTGTTCTCGATAAAGATAGAAATCTGTTCAACTTTCATCAGCTGCTCCTTATCCTTATTATTTATCGAGTCGCTTATCGATTACGCGCTGCGCTTTTCCTTCACTGCGGGCAATCGACTTCGGCTCCACCAGGCGGACCTTGCAGGTTACTCCGAGTAAATCCTTGATATCCTTGGTAATATGATGACTGAGCTTTTGCAAAACCTTGATTTCATCGGAAAACGTTTGTTCATTAACCTCAACCTGCACTTCAAGAGTATCCAGGTTATCCGCCCGATCAACGATCAGCTGATAGTGTGGTTCAATCCCTTCGATCGAAAAAAGAACACTTTCAATTTGTGATGGAAAGACATTGACCCCGCGGATAATCAGCATGTCATCACTTCGACCACTCATGCGTTCGAGGCGCACATGAGTGCGACCACAGGTGCAGGGCTCGACGATCAAGCGCGTAATATCGCGGGTTCGGTAGCGGATCAACGGGATCCCCTCTTTGGTGATGGTAGTAATGACCAATTCCCCCTTTTCCCCGGCCGGAACGGGTTCACCTGTTTCCGGATTGATGATTTCGGGGATGAAATGATCTTCCCAGATATGCAGGCCGTGCTGTTCCTCAACGCATTCAATGGCGACGCCTGGCCCAAGGATTTCGGACAGACCGTAGATATCCATCGCTTTAATTCCGAGTTTTTCTTCAATCTCGCTACGCATCTGCTCACTCCATGGTTCAGCACCATGGATGCCAATACGCAGCGGAAGCTTGCGAATATCAACCCCCTCTTCCAACGCCGCCTCGGCCAGATAGAGAGCATAAGACGGTGTACAGGTCAATACTGTTGAACCGAAGTCCTTCATGATCATGATCTGCTTTTTGGTATTGCCTCCCGACATCGGAATGACGGAAGCGCCGAGCCGTTCTGCACCGTAATGGGCCCCTAGCCCACCGGTAAAAAGACCGTAGCCGTAAGCATTATGGATCACATCGCCACGATGGGAACCGGCGGCGACAAAGGCTCGGGCCATCAGCTCTGCCCAGATATCGATATCACGTCTGGTGTAACCGACAACGGTCGGCTTGCCGGTCGTCCCGGAAGAAGCATGGATGCGAACAATTTCATCGAGCGGGACGGCAAACATCCCGTAAG
Coding sequences within it:
- a CDS encoding ACT domain-containing protein, translated to MKVEQISIFIENKSGRLAEVSRVLGDSGINIRALSLADTSDFGILRLIVDQTDKAKTFLKEHGFTVNKTEVVAVEVPDRPKGLCGILEILDAHKINVEYMYAYVERSNSNAIIIFRFDQVEAAIKVLTANDVVVLKGERIYTL
- a CDS encoding DUF1858 domain-containing protein, which gives rise to MSEKITKDMTFQQVMQLNRETIKVLQKFNLGCVGCMGAQNESLEQGATAHGIDVNELLAELNAVVK
- the greA gene encoding transcription elongation factor GreA gives rise to the protein MSDNVPMTLEGHATLQEELKNLIRFERPKVVKDIEIARGHGDLSENAEYDAAKDRQGMIEGRIRDLSDKLARAQVIDVSQIAADKIVFGAKVTMLDVDTEIEVTYQLVGEDEANLKLGKISVTSPVGRALIGHQVDDEVRIKVPSGTKVYEIINIVYE
- a CDS encoding phenylacetate--CoA ligase, with product MIWNDDFETLPREAIASLQLKRLKQTLDRVSVAVPLYQEKFSAAKIGMAQIKSLDDLRRLPFTLKQDLRDNYPYGMFAVPLDEIVRIHASSGTTGKPTVVGYTRRDIDIWAELMARAFVAAGSHRGDVIHNAYGYGLFTGGLGAHYGAERLGASVIPMSGGNTKKQIMIMKDFGSTVLTCTPSYALYLAEAALEEGVDIRKLPLRIGIHGAEPWSEQMRSEIEEKLGIKAMDIYGLSEILGPGVAIECVEEQHGLHIWEDHFIPEIINPETGEPVPAGEKGELVITTITKEGIPLIRYRTRDITRLIVEPCTCGRTHVRLERMSGRSDDMLIIRGVNVFPSQIESVLFSIEGIEPHYQLIVDRADNLDTLEVQVEVNEQTFSDEIKVLQKLSHHITKDIKDLLGVTCKVRLVEPKSIARSEGKAQRVIDKRLDK
- the recG gene encoding ATP-dependent DNA helicase RecG; the encoded protein is MPPSPSPERSHELLSAPLDRIRGVGPRVLDKLATLGLKTVDDALYHLPLRYEDRRQVRKIAQLRDGRQEIFSGEIISSAETLTSKSRRRIYEVVVSDNSGYISLKWFHYRKAWFEKQYAVGRRAVFIGDVKRFGALREVHHPDVEFLAHDQDPLTLSTVDPLNYGRIVPIYPLTEGLHQKTARKIWYELVNRFAAFAVSVQPPEIIQRRRLMPLAEALACAHNPVPAQNEKLETYLAEAHRSLVYDEFFYLELGLALRRRGVILEAGIPFAVNHVFTKPLAALLPFRLTDAQRRVLGEIKRDMMQPHPMNRLVQGDVGSGKTIVALMAALIAIENETQVAVVAPTEILAEQHYLNYRGWFKELGLEIAFLSGSTSRKNRSELLSRLAAGEIDLLVGTHAVLQEDVIFNRLGLGVVDEQHRFGVKQRNQLRKKGATVECPERNPDILVMTATPIPRTLALTLYGDLALSVIDEMPPGRTPVKTRVLFDSARDQAHQIIARALQAGRQAYVVYPLIEESENSDLLAATDAAATLQQIFPDYRIGLLHGRMKADEKEEIMREFKARTIDIMVSTTVIEVGIDVPNATVMVVEHAERFGLAQLHQLRGRIGRGEGGGTCVLIRSAQCSAEGQQRLAVMVATTDGFKIAEEDLAIRGPGEFLGTRQSGIPDFRVANLLTDGRVLEEARQDAFALAEDPEFFSSDRFRDLRVVLMQRWGTRLELASVG
- the carB gene encoding carbamoyl-phosphate synthase large subunit; amino-acid sequence: MPKRTDIKKILIIGAGPIIIGQACEFDYSGTQACKALKEEGYEVILLNSNPATIMTDPDFADRTYIEPVTPESLEKIIATERPDAILPTLGGQTGLNTAVAVARNGVLARYNVELIGAKLPAIEMAEDRTLFKAAMARIGVAVPRSGLAHNRQEAIDIIDQVGFPAIIRPSFTLGGTGGGIAYNREEYEHIAMAGIEASPTNEVLIEESIIGWKEYELEVMRDMADNVVIICSIENFDAMGVHTGDSITVAPAQTLTDKEYQILRDASLKIIREIGVETGGSNIQFGINPNDGRLVVIEMNPRVSRSSALASKATGFPIAKIAAKLSVGYTLDEIPNDITQETLASFEPTIDYVVTKIPRFTFEKFPQANATLTTQMKSVGEAMAIGRTFKESFQKALRSMEIGSCGFESRFPNAVGKLDPEQQALLREKLSVPNWERLWYIGDALRFGMSIEEIYRFTGIDPWFLDNVRQIIDMEGRLIAAQADIASGSAEMVTLLREAKAYGFSDLRLAMLWATDEGTVRELRHKTGVRPVYKRVDTCGAEFAAHTPYLYSTYESECEAEPTGRRKIMILGGGPNRIGQGIEFDYCCVHGAFALAEDGFETIMVNCNPETVSTDYDTSDRLYFEPLTFEDVLEIVAVEKPVGVIVQFGGQTPLKLAVALEKAGVPIIGTPPDAIDRAEDRERFQALLHKLDLKQPENGIAHSTLEAEAIAERIGYPVVVRPSYVLGGRAMEIVYSSERLRHYMQFAVKASPEHPVLIDKFLDAAIEVDVDALADGTAVVIGGVMEHIEEAGIHSGDSACSLPPYSLSPAILAEIRRQTCALALEIGVIGLMNIQFAVKDDTVFLIEVNPRASRTSPFVSKATGRPLAKIAARLMAGKTLAELGICTEIIPEHVSIKESVFPFVKFPGVDTLLGPEMKSTGEVMGIDVDFAKAFAKAQRGAGVKLPLAGKVFISVKEDDKPGVLDPARKLVAAGFKIVATSGTHNYLCEHGIESQLINKVMEGRPHCVDALKNNEIDLVFNTTFGEQSIQDSYTIRRTTLMADIAYFTTVAGIRAAVGAILALQRESLDVKPLQEYY
- a CDS encoding phenylacetate--CoA ligase encodes the protein MPLTKAHTYGLDNRIWDPVHECMEREELRKLQFERLQTTLHRAYHKVPCYQKKFQEAKITPEDVRSLDDLSILPFTTKEDLRVNYPYGMFAVPMRDVVRIHSSSGTTGKPTVVGYSRNDLNTWTELVARFMTAAGVVEDDIVHIAFGYGLFTGAFGLHYGAERIGASVIPMSSGNTDKQLMIMQDYKSSVLVCTPSYALTMVDRMETLGIDPKQLDLRVGLFGAEPWSEEMRRELETRLDIIATDNYGMSEIMGPGVSGDCLYRNGMHISEDHFIAEIIDPETGAALPAGETGELVLTNITKEALPIIRYRTRDITCLDYSPCPCGRTTVRMAKTMGRSDDMLIIKGVNVFPTQIEEVLFQAEGIEPHYQLIVERVNNMDTLEVQVEVNEKIFFDEMKRQRAFVNQMEKQLASALGLSAKVKLVEPSSMPRHEGKAQRVIDRRKI